From the Serratia nematodiphila DZ0503SBS1 genome, one window contains:
- a CDS encoding DeoR/GlpR family DNA-binding transcription regulator has translation MLPVERHRFITEVLSQRGRVMVQEVAQLCHISIETARRDLALLERRGLLLRSHGGAVFVEPPAVEKTYVPAEIDQGESFRQRSNEAPEHKTRIAKRALEFIAPGDCLLLDSSSTSWFLARQLPDISLVVLTNSLHIIQTLACKANVRTIGLGGEYSAKYEDFIGVLAEQMLKEFVINKLFFSCHGICQDGGIRESNEHHARLKQQMLLASERKFLLVDSNKFGRRSFARICHYREIDTLITDRLSDDEFRQELAWNNVDVIEVSPAAKRAAR, from the coding sequence ATGCTGCCTGTAGAACGTCATCGCTTTATCACCGAAGTCTTGAGCCAGCGCGGCCGCGTGATGGTGCAGGAGGTGGCGCAGCTGTGCCACATCTCTATCGAGACGGCGCGGCGTGATCTGGCCTTGCTTGAACGGCGCGGCCTGCTGCTGCGCAGCCACGGTGGCGCGGTGTTCGTCGAGCCGCCGGCGGTGGAGAAAACCTATGTGCCCGCCGAGATAGACCAGGGGGAATCTTTCCGCCAGCGCAGCAACGAGGCGCCGGAACACAAGACGCGCATTGCCAAACGCGCGCTGGAATTTATCGCGCCGGGGGACTGCCTGCTGCTGGACAGCAGTTCCACCAGTTGGTTTTTGGCGCGCCAACTGCCGGATATCTCGCTGGTGGTGCTGACCAACTCGCTGCACATCATCCAGACGCTGGCCTGCAAGGCCAATGTGCGCACCATCGGCCTGGGGGGCGAGTATTCCGCCAAGTACGAGGATTTTATCGGCGTGCTGGCGGAGCAGATGCTGAAGGAGTTCGTGATCAACAAGCTGTTTTTCTCCTGCCACGGCATCTGCCAGGACGGCGGCATCCGCGAGAGCAATGAGCACCATGCGCGGCTGAAGCAGCAGATGCTGCTGGCGTCGGAACGCAAGTTCCTGCTGGTGGACAGCAACAAGTTCGGCCGCCGCTCGTTCGCCCGCATTTGTCATTACCGGGAAATAGACACGCTGATCACCGATAGGCTCAGCGACGACGAATTTCGTCAGGAACTGGCCTGGAACAACGTCGACGTGATTGAAGTTTCACCCGCCGCGAAAAGGGCGGCGCGATAA